The Nomia melanderi isolate GNS246 chromosome 7, iyNomMela1, whole genome shotgun sequence genome includes a window with the following:
- the LOC116424301 gene encoding solute carrier family 35 member C2, with amino-acid sequence MTRSHIKYQIAKDAEDTSEYFLPSVQEFSTTPKKETSFWKKSFQKLLLIVNYFILSVGLTFYVQWLYKNYGFHFPLTVVICHLIVKFLLSALRRCIKTCYKGQQQLKLPWKSIIWMVMPIGIASGLDVGLSNWALSLITMSLYTMTKSTTIIFILGFALVLKLEKKSWSLVCVVVMISSGLFMFTYKSTQFGIFGFLICLLASFSSGIRWTMTQLIMQKSKMGIKSPIDMMYYMQLWMLLPIVPVMLWFEGSELYNKFQSTNWNDVHSILLTTCAVLGSAALAFQMEIMEYLVVTYTSSLTLAITGIIKEICILILAVEWKGDQMSGFNFIGLLMCFGGITIHTIQKIISNRNKETENLELQLNSSLTINVKNEEKLDTNLPLLTQKSTSLTNLLNAEFSSDEDDAVKEYENSTQILSDIVQRREQ; translated from the exons ATGACAAGATcacatataaaatatcaaattgcTAAAGATGCAGAAGATACTTCAGAATATTTCCTTCCATCTGTTCAAGAATTTTCAACCACGCCTAAAAAGGAGACTTCCTTTTGGAAAAAATCATTCCAAAAGCTCTTACTAATTGTTAATTACTTCATCTTATCTGTAGGCTTAACATTTTATGTACAATggctttataaaaattat gGTTTTCATTTTCCGCTTACTGTGGTGATATGTCATTTAATTGTAAAGTTTTTATTATCTGCTCTAAGAAGATGTATCAAGACATGTTACAAGGGACAACAGCAGTTAAAACTTCCTTGGAAAAGCATAATATGGATGGTCATGCCAATAGGTATAGCGAGTGGTCTTGATGTTGGTTTGTCTAACTGGGCactttcattaattacaatgtCATT GTATACTATGACAAAATCAacaactattatttttattcttggcTTTGCTCTTGTTTTGAAGTTAGAGAAGAAg TCTTGGTCGTTAGTATGTGTTGTGGTAATGATATCAAGTGGTTTATTCATGTTTACTTATAAATCTACACAATTTGGCATATTTGGATTCTTAATTTGCTTATTAGCATCATTTTCAAGTGGCATTCGGTGGACTATGACACAACTTATTATGCAGAAATCTAAAATGGGAATAAAAAGTCCAATTGATATGATGTACTATATGCAACTGTGGATGTTATTGCCTATTGTACCTGTGATGTTATGGTTTGaag gATCGGAGTTGTATAATAAATTCCAAAGTACTAACTGGAATGATGTTCATTCCATTTTACTGACTACGTGCGCTGTGCTAGGGAGTGCTGCTTTAGCTTTCCAAATGGAAATTATGGAATATTTAGTTGTTACCTACACATCTAGTCTAACACTTGCAATTACAGGAATAATTAAG gaaatatgtatcttaatatTGGCTGTTGAATGGAAAGGAGATCAAATGAGTGGCTTTAATTTTATAGGATTATTAATGTGTTTTGGCGGAATTACTATACATACTATTCAAAAGATAATATCgaatagaaataaagaaaccgaaaatctggaattacaattaaattcttcgctaactattaatgttaaaaatgaagaaaaacttGACACAAATTTACCTCTATTAACGCAAAAATCAACATCTTTAACAAATCTTTTAAATGCAGAGTTTAGTTCAGATGAAGATGATGCAGTTAAAGAATATGAAAATTCTACTCAAATATTATCTGATATAGTACAACGTAGGGAACAGTAA